Proteins encoded in a region of the Gallalistipes aquisgranensis genome:
- a CDS encoding WbqC family protein translates to MNLLPLTYLGNVQYFAKLCFAPCVIDIHEHFVKQSYRSRCDILAAGGPLSLTVQTVRPSGGGCAVRDMRIDYSKRWQHQHWYSIRSAYKSSPYFDYYGGELAPFYERRYEFLLDYDLGLLRLILRLLGAEVPLRFSERYLSPGEAEEAGFSDFRSSLSPKPRLHRPDPSFDPEPYYQVFSERMPFVPNLSVIDLLFCEGPGAREILRRSCRP, encoded by the coding sequence ATGAACCTCCTGCCGCTGACATACCTGGGCAATGTCCAGTACTTTGCGAAACTGTGTTTCGCGCCCTGCGTGATCGACATTCACGAACATTTCGTGAAACAGAGCTACCGCAGCCGTTGCGACATTCTGGCGGCGGGCGGACCGCTTTCGCTGACGGTGCAGACAGTCCGTCCCTCCGGCGGGGGGTGCGCCGTGCGCGACATGCGCATCGACTACTCCAAACGGTGGCAGCACCAGCACTGGTATTCGATCCGTTCGGCTTACAAGAGCTCCCCGTATTTCGACTATTACGGCGGAGAGCTGGCTCCCTTCTATGAAAGACGTTACGAATTCCTGCTCGATTACGATCTCGGCCTGCTCCGCCTCATACTCCGCCTGCTGGGTGCGGAGGTTCCGCTGCGGTTTTCGGAGCGTTATCTGTCGCCCGGAGAGGCGGAGGAGGCGGGATTCTCCGATTTCCGCTCGTCGCTTTCGCCCAAACCCCGTCTTCACCGGCCTGACCCCTCGTTCGATCCCGAGCCCTATTACCAGGTCTTTTCCGAACGGATGCCTTTCGTGCCGAACCTTTCGGTGATCGACCTGCTTTTCTGCGAAGGTCCGGGCGCACGGGAGATCCTGCGCCGCTCCTGCCGTCCGTGA
- the ispG gene encoding (E)-4-hydroxy-3-methylbut-2-enyl-diphosphate synthase, whose translation MIEFCESLERYVRRATDPVRVGCTVIGGENPVAVQSMTNTDTLDTEGCVAQIGRIVEAGGPVVRLTAPGRREGENLRAIRDALEVQGLWPGRVALVADIHFTPEVAMIAAGYVDKVRINPGNYNDEDGGKLRALIARCRERGVALRIGVNHGSLSPRMVDRWGDTPRGMVESAMEMLRTCRAEGFADVVVSMKSSNVRVMVHAYRMLAAAMRAEGMRYPLHLGVTEAGDGADGRVKSAVGIGALLADGLGDTIRVSLTEPPENEIPVALELTGYFAERAGHEPVEPIEDASSYSPCEYRRRETDPVGRVGGANVPLLYGELDGEELSAVSDGRIVLLESGNRNPVADWRARILNLSARGDRRPVILRRRYRESSLLRLQVRAAADFGPLFIDGLADGILIENDGGAASPEELRELALGILQAARVRMSKTEYIACPGCGRTLYDLQKTLAAIRSRTSHLKGLKIGVMGCIVNGPGEMADADYGYVGSGRGRVTLYKGREVVRRAIPQEEALDALVDLIREGGDWTEPER comes from the coding sequence ATGATCGAATTCTGCGAATCTCTTGAAAGATACGTGCGCCGGGCGACCGATCCGGTGCGTGTGGGCTGTACGGTGATCGGGGGGGAGAACCCCGTCGCGGTGCAGTCGATGACCAATACCGACACGCTCGACACGGAGGGCTGCGTGGCCCAGATCGGCCGGATCGTGGAGGCGGGCGGGCCCGTTGTGCGGCTCACGGCTCCCGGGCGGCGCGAGGGGGAGAACCTGCGGGCTATCCGGGATGCCCTGGAGGTGCAGGGGCTGTGGCCCGGCCGGGTGGCGCTCGTGGCCGACATCCATTTCACCCCGGAGGTGGCGATGATCGCCGCCGGGTACGTGGACAAGGTGCGTATCAATCCCGGCAACTACAATGACGAGGACGGGGGAAAGCTCCGCGCCCTGATCGCCCGGTGCCGGGAACGCGGCGTGGCACTGCGGATCGGGGTGAACCACGGGTCGCTCTCCCCGCGTATGGTGGACCGCTGGGGCGACACGCCGCGCGGCATGGTCGAATCGGCGATGGAGATGCTGCGCACGTGCCGGGCCGAGGGCTTCGCCGACGTGGTGGTCTCGATGAAGTCGAGCAACGTGCGCGTGATGGTGCACGCCTACCGGATGCTGGCGGCTGCCATGCGGGCCGAGGGGATGCGCTATCCGCTCCACCTGGGGGTGACCGAGGCGGGCGACGGCGCGGACGGACGGGTGAAATCGGCCGTGGGGATCGGGGCGCTGCTCGCCGACGGTCTCGGCGACACGATCCGGGTGTCGCTTACCGAGCCGCCCGAGAACGAGATTCCCGTGGCGCTCGAGCTGACCGGTTATTTTGCGGAGAGAGCGGGACACGAACCCGTGGAACCGATCGAAGACGCTTCATCCTATTCCCCCTGCGAGTATCGCCGGCGGGAGACCGATCCGGTCGGCCGGGTCGGAGGGGCGAACGTGCCGCTCCTGTACGGGGAACTCGACGGGGAGGAGCTTTCCGCCGTGTCGGACGGGCGGATCGTGCTGCTGGAGAGCGGAAACCGCAATCCCGTGGCCGACTGGCGGGCCCGGATACTGAACCTTTCGGCCCGGGGCGACCGGCGGCCGGTGATTCTCCGCCGCCGTTACCGGGAAAGTTCTCTGCTGCGCCTTCAGGTCCGGGCCGCTGCCGATTTCGGTCCCTTGTTCATCGACGGGCTGGCGGACGGTATCCTGATCGAGAACGATGGCGGGGCCGCTTCGCCGGAAGAGTTGCGCGAATTGGCGCTGGGTATTCTGCAGGCCGCCCGGGTGCGCATGAGCAAAACGGAATATATCGCCTGCCCGGGGTGCGGCCGCACGCTTTACGACCTGCAGAAGACGCTGGCCGCCATCCGGTCGCGCACCTCGCACCTGAAAGGGCTGAAGATCGGCGTGATGGGCTGCATCGTTAACGGTCCGGGCGAGATGGCCGATGCCGACTACGGATACGTGGGCTCCGGGCGGGGCCGTGTGACGCTCTACAAGGGGCGCGAAGTGGTGCGGCGGGCCATTCCGCAGGAGGAGGCGCTCGATGCGTTGGTGGATCTGATTCGCGAGGGGGGCGACTGGACGGAGCCGGAACGATGA
- the recG gene encoding ATP-dependent DNA helicase RecG has product MGGILDNDIKFLTGVGERRAALLGSELGIRTLRDLLYYFPFRYIDRTKIYKIAEIRDDSLAYIQLKARIEGFSLAGAGPKRRFTAIVSDGTGTAELVWFKGINWIEKRLEQGREYIVFGRPSIYRGELSLVHPEVEPLGALLGRPQAGVQGVYSTTEKLSSNQLGTKGIYTLVCNLWKLAGERIEETLPEEIRRENGLTGLREALCNIHFPQNQQLLREAEYRLKFEELLGIQLSILSRRSGRIDKNDGFLFPKVGTFFHTFYEEKLPFPLTGAQKRVIREIRADTVTGHQMNRLLQGDVGSGKTLVALMSMLLAADNGYQSCLMAPTEILARQHFATIRRMAGGLGIRVEVLTGSSRKSERKPVLESVRSGETHILIGTHALLEDTVQFADLGLVVIDEQHRFGVEQRARLWTKNHRPPHVLVMTATPIPRTLAMTLYGDLDVSVIDELPPGRKPVRTFHYFDSHRLRLFGFMREQIARGRQVYVVYPLIKESEKMDYKDLYDGFESITREFPLPGYRVTVVHGKMKPEDKEAAMQEFKSGAAQIMVATSVIEVGVDVPNASVMVIESAERFGLSQLHQLRGRVGRGAEQSYCILMSGEKLSRESRARLDAMVATTDGFELAELDLKLRGAGDLNGTQQSGLAFELKIANLSRDSQIVERAREAAEAVLAGDPTLSLPQHASLAKLREKYSSREEIDFSMIS; this is encoded by the coding sequence ATGGGCGGGATACTCGACAACGACATCAAGTTCCTCACGGGAGTGGGCGAACGACGCGCGGCCCTGCTGGGGAGCGAGTTGGGCATCCGCACGCTGCGGGACCTGCTCTACTACTTCCCGTTCCGCTACATCGACCGCACGAAAATCTACAAGATCGCAGAAATCCGCGACGATTCGCTCGCCTACATCCAGCTGAAGGCCCGGATCGAGGGGTTTTCCCTCGCGGGCGCAGGTCCGAAGAGGCGTTTCACGGCCATCGTGTCGGACGGCACGGGCACGGCCGAACTGGTGTGGTTCAAGGGGATCAACTGGATCGAAAAGCGGCTGGAGCAAGGACGGGAATACATCGTCTTCGGCCGCCCGAGCATCTACCGGGGCGAACTTTCGCTCGTCCACCCCGAGGTGGAGCCGCTGGGCGCCCTGCTCGGACGTCCGCAGGCGGGAGTACAGGGGGTATACAGCACCACGGAAAAGCTCTCATCGAACCAGCTCGGCACCAAAGGCATCTACACGCTGGTGTGCAACCTCTGGAAGCTGGCGGGCGAACGGATCGAGGAGACGCTGCCCGAGGAGATCCGGCGCGAAAACGGACTGACCGGACTCCGCGAAGCGCTCTGCAACATTCACTTTCCGCAGAACCAGCAGCTGCTGCGCGAAGCCGAATACCGGCTCAAATTCGAGGAGCTGCTGGGTATCCAGCTGAGTATCCTCTCCCGTCGCAGCGGCCGGATCGACAAGAACGACGGGTTCCTCTTTCCGAAGGTAGGAACCTTTTTCCATACGTTTTACGAGGAGAAACTGCCGTTTCCCCTGACCGGAGCGCAGAAGCGGGTCATCCGGGAGATTCGCGCAGACACGGTGACGGGCCACCAGATGAACCGTCTCCTGCAGGGCGACGTGGGCAGCGGCAAGACGCTCGTGGCCCTGATGTCGATGCTGCTGGCGGCCGACAACGGTTACCAGAGCTGCCTGATGGCGCCCACGGAAATCCTTGCCCGGCAACACTTCGCCACGATCCGCCGCATGGCCGGCGGACTGGGCATCCGGGTGGAGGTGCTCACCGGATCGTCCCGGAAAAGCGAACGCAAACCCGTACTGGAGAGCGTACGCAGCGGTGAAACCCACATTCTGATCGGCACGCACGCCCTGCTGGAGGACACGGTGCAGTTCGCCGACCTGGGACTGGTGGTGATCGACGAACAGCACCGCTTCGGGGTGGAACAGCGGGCCCGGCTCTGGACCAAGAACCACCGCCCGCCCCACGTGCTGGTAATGACCGCCACGCCGATTCCGCGCACGCTGGCCATGACGCTCTACGGCGACCTGGACGTTTCGGTGATCGACGAACTTCCTCCGGGCCGCAAACCGGTACGCACGTTCCACTACTTCGACTCGCACCGTCTGCGCCTGTTCGGGTTCATGCGCGAACAGATCGCACGGGGACGACAGGTATACGTGGTCTATCCGCTCATCAAGGAGTCCGAAAAGATGGACTACAAAGACCTTTACGACGGATTCGAAAGCATCACCCGGGAATTTCCCCTGCCCGGATACCGGGTGACGGTCGTACACGGGAAGATGAAGCCCGAAGACAAGGAGGCCGCCATGCAGGAGTTCAAGAGCGGGGCGGCCCAGATCATGGTGGCCACGTCGGTGATCGAGGTGGGGGTGGACGTGCCCAACGCTTCGGTTATGGTGATCGAGAGCGCCGAACGATTCGGACTGTCGCAGCTCCACCAGTTGCGCGGGCGCGTGGGACGGGGGGCCGAACAGTCCTACTGCATCCTGATGAGCGGCGAGAAGCTCTCGCGCGAGTCGCGGGCCCGGCTCGACGCCATGGTCGCCACGACGGACGGGTTCGAACTGGCCGAACTCGATCTGAAACTGCGCGGTGCGGGCGATCTGAACGGAACGCAGCAGAGCGGTCTGGCATTCGAATTGAAGATTGCCAACCTGAGCCGCGACAGTCAGATCGTGGAACGGGCCCGGGAAGCGGCGGAAGCCGTACTGGCCGGCGACCCGACCCTGTCGCTGCCGCAACATGCGAGCCTTGCGAAACTGAGGGAAAAATATTCGTCCCGCGAAGAGATAGATTTCAGTATGATTTCATAA
- a CDS encoding DUF3108 domain-containing protein produces MKVKSIIAGIALSAAVAAAPAKTPERVFKDGETLTYMVSYRASLVPNTDVAEVVLRTSRTSLDGRPVWNIYGNGRVMPFFRWFFDLNDTYNTWLDTKTLRPVKFTGDIREGKYRFVSAYRYDWDSMKVHTTYRNLKREHDSHKTMPLTERSFDALALFYNLRGEDIDSFKPGEPRYLELVLEDTIRRVQYKYLGRETKNIRGLGKFRTLKFSCQLATSSGESFEDGSEFFLWITDDRNKIPLYIESPIRVGSIRGKLVGYSDLRYDLSSKIK; encoded by the coding sequence ATGAAAGTAAAATCCATCATAGCGGGCATCGCGCTGTCGGCGGCCGTGGCGGCGGCCCCGGCGAAGACCCCCGAACGGGTCTTCAAGGACGGGGAGACCCTGACCTACATGGTCAGTTACCGCGCTTCGCTGGTGCCCAACACCGACGTGGCGGAGGTCGTGCTGCGCACCTCGCGCACCTCGCTCGACGGCCGTCCCGTGTGGAACATCTACGGAAACGGGCGGGTGATGCCCTTTTTCCGCTGGTTCTTCGACCTGAACGACACCTACAACACATGGCTCGACACGAAGACCCTCCGCCCGGTGAAGTTCACGGGCGACATCCGGGAAGGGAAATACCGCTTCGTCAGCGCCTACCGTTACGACTGGGATTCGATGAAGGTGCACACCACCTACCGGAACCTCAAGCGCGAACACGACAGCCACAAGACGATGCCCCTCACGGAACGGAGTTTCGACGCGCTGGCCCTGTTCTACAATCTGCGGGGCGAGGACATAGACTCCTTCAAACCGGGCGAGCCCCGTTATCTGGAGCTGGTGCTGGAAGACACGATCCGCCGTGTCCAGTACAAATACCTGGGCCGGGAGACGAAGAACATCCGGGGACTGGGCAAGTTCAGGACACTGAAGTTCTCCTGCCAGCTGGCGACCAGCTCGGGAGAGTCGTTCGAGGACGGCAGCGAATTTTTTCTCTGGATCACGGACGACCGCAACAAGATACCGCTCTACATCGAATCGCCGATCCGGGTCGGCAGCATCCGCGGCAAACTGGTCGGCTATTCCGATCTGCGGTACGACCTCAGTAGCAAAATCAAGTAA
- a CDS encoding pentapeptide repeat-containing protein, whose amino-acid sequence MAVSKFHAAEALCGEVFSAGAFAGTEWEGCTFSGCRFEGTDLSGVLMADCRFEGCVFTLVPLGGAVLRNLFFSGCRFTGLCFGDCMPFGFEVDFVDSELDNCTFTRLKMKSVRFEGCRLRECFFGDCGLSAARFPDTAMPGTVFEGCDLRKADFRSATDWTLDPRTNLVSGARFADGNLAGLLHGFDIVIE is encoded by the coding sequence ATGGCCGTTTCGAAGTTCCATGCGGCAGAGGCGCTGTGCGGAGAGGTCTTTTCCGCGGGAGCCTTCGCCGGAACGGAGTGGGAAGGGTGCACTTTCAGCGGGTGCCGTTTCGAAGGGACGGACCTCTCCGGGGTGCTGATGGCCGACTGCCGTTTCGAAGGCTGCGTCTTTACGCTCGTTCCGCTGGGCGGTGCCGTACTGCGGAATCTCTTTTTCTCCGGGTGCCGGTTTACGGGGCTCTGTTTCGGCGACTGCATGCCGTTCGGGTTCGAAGTGGATTTCGTGGATTCCGAACTGGACAACTGTACGTTTACCCGTCTGAAGATGAAGTCGGTCCGTTTCGAAGGCTGCCGGCTCCGGGAGTGTTTTTTCGGCGATTGCGGATTGTCGGCCGCCCGGTTCCCGGATACCGCGATGCCCGGCACCGTTTTCGAAGGCTGCGATTTGCGGAAGGCCGATTTCCGTTCGGCGACGGATTGGACGCTCGATCCACGTACCAATCTGGTGTCCGGCGCCCGTTTTGCGGACGGAAACCTGGCCGGTCTGCTCCACGGTTTCGACATAGTGATCGAGTAA
- a CDS encoding lipoprotein signal peptidase, with protein MSRKKILLIIVLLLVVDQCVKFWVKTHMALDQSYTVFPNWFFIRFIENPGAAFGFQLGGDYGKLILSLFRICAVVALGWYIVHLLKKKAPAGVLVGFGLILAGALGNIIDSAFYGLIFSESTYFSPATLFPEGGGYAGFLHGKVVDMLYFPIVSGHYPSWFPGIGGDPFTFFSPIFNLADSYITVGVIYLILFQRKFFQ; from the coding sequence ATGTCGCGCAAGAAAATCCTGCTTATCATCGTCCTGTTGCTGGTGGTGGACCAGTGCGTCAAATTCTGGGTCAAGACCCACATGGCGCTCGACCAGAGCTACACCGTTTTCCCGAACTGGTTCTTCATCCGGTTCATCGAGAATCCGGGCGCTGCGTTCGGGTTCCAGCTCGGCGGCGATTACGGCAAGTTGATCCTGAGCCTGTTCCGCATCTGTGCGGTGGTCGCGCTGGGGTGGTATATCGTCCACCTGCTGAAAAAGAAGGCGCCGGCGGGCGTATTGGTCGGTTTCGGTCTGATTCTGGCCGGAGCGTTGGGTAATATCATCGACAGCGCGTTCTACGGGCTGATCTTCTCCGAATCCACCTATTTCTCCCCGGCGACGCTTTTCCCCGAGGGGGGCGGCTATGCGGGTTTCCTGCACGGCAAGGTGGTGGATATGCTCTATTTTCCGATCGTCAGCGGTCACTATCCCTCGTGGTTTCCCGGTATAGGGGGTGATCCGTTCACTTTTTTCAGCCCGATCTTCAATCTGGCCGACAGCTATATTACGGTCGGCGTGATCTATCTGATCCTTTTCCAGCGCAAATTCTTCCAGTAG
- a CDS encoding HU family DNA-binding protein, with amino-acid sequence MNKAQLVDAIASEAGITKTDARKSLDAFIKVTGKALAGGDKIALVGFGSFAVAKKPGRTGRNPRTGASIKIAAKNVVKFKAGVELNALVK; translated from the coding sequence ATGAACAAAGCACAACTCGTAGATGCCATCGCCAGCGAGGCGGGCATCACAAAAACGGATGCAAGAAAAAGTCTGGATGCATTTATCAAGGTGACGGGAAAGGCTCTTGCCGGAGGCGATAAGATCGCATTGGTCGGCTTCGGCTCTTTCGCCGTGGCCAAGAAACCGGGACGTACCGGACGCAATCCCCGCACGGGAGCCTCCATCAAGATCGCCGCCAAGAACGTGGTGAAGTTCAAGGCCGGCGTGGAGCTGAATGCACTGGTGAAATAA
- a CDS encoding recombinase family protein, with protein MIIAYLRVSTGRQHLANQQDEIERFARLKNLQVDKWVTEVVSGRKQAGERKLGGLLKKLRAGDTLIVTELSRLSRTLTSIMSIMGHCLKHKIVLYSTKDGYAFDDSINSKVLCFAFGLVAEIERNLISMRTKEALALRKAEGKVLGRRKGDCPKMGLLVSNRKEVLKSLRQGESVAGICRRYGISRDTFRRFRLDDCEVARCLEKNIAARKGGRNRT; from the coding sequence ATGATTATCGCTTATTTGAGAGTCAGCACCGGCCGGCAGCATCTGGCCAATCAGCAGGACGAGATCGAACGTTTTGCGCGGTTGAAAAACTTACAGGTAGATAAATGGGTCACCGAGGTCGTCAGCGGACGGAAACAGGCGGGGGAGAGGAAGCTCGGGGGACTGCTCAAAAAACTCCGTGCGGGAGATACGCTGATCGTCACCGAACTTTCCCGGCTGAGCCGTACCCTGACCAGCATTATGTCGATCATGGGGCACTGCCTGAAACATAAGATCGTGCTGTACAGCACCAAAGACGGCTATGCGTTCGACGATAGCATCAACAGCAAAGTGCTCTGTTTCGCATTCGGTCTGGTAGCCGAGATCGAGCGGAATCTGATTTCGATGCGGACGAAGGAGGCCCTGGCGTTGCGGAAGGCGGAGGGGAAGGTGCTGGGACGGCGCAAAGGGGACTGCCCGAAGATGGGCCTGCTCGTTTCCAACCGGAAGGAGGTGCTGAAATCGTTGAGGCAGGGGGAGAGTGTGGCCGGAATATGCCGTAGGTACGGGATTTCGAGAGACACTTTCCGGAGGTTCCGTCTCGACGACTGCGAGGTGGCCCGCTGCCTGGAAAAGAATATCGCTGCGAGGAAAGGGGGCAGAAACCGAACCTGA
- a CDS encoding zinc-dependent metalloprotease gives MRKLLSAALVVLMIGVAGSAGARTGIFDAKKKKAAKEQAVAKTDSTKHEGKEAYEKLLKDATTYKGMFDVHVVKDKYYFEIPRDLLGRDYLLASRVTSISNNKDIAAGQMPRSPIHITFSADKKNVYMHMKNTTTECDTASNMYMAFVKNYVDPIWNAYKIEAMNPDSTAYVVDMTDLFVGDVEELSPFRGANIWDVLMRKKPLSGSLSSSKSSIIGVKAFPQNINIKSQLTYNADGPFTAVMTRNIVMLPEKPMRPRYYDPRVGYFSERRRLYTEKEDGIKEYEIINRWDIQPRPEDLERYKRGELVEPAKPIVYYVDPAIPEKWRKYIKMGIEDWQTAFEAIGFKNAIVARDYPTDDPDFDPDDIRYTCYRMITTPTQNSMGPSWIDPRSGEIIQGDVLFYSNIVRLLHDWRFVQTGAVDPDVRTPLFSDELMGSSLRYVAAHEVGHTLGLAHNFGASYAYPVDSLRSPSFTQKFGTTPSIMDYARYNYVAQPGDKERGVRLTPPDLGVYDIYAIKWGYKPIFGASTPEAERDTLDLWIREKAHDPMYKFGPQPFINEYDPCCKAEDLGDNSVKASEYGMKNLKYIMKHLNEWTKEGDPDYERMMATYQQLWIQMQRYLLHASVSLGGIYFDMPVRNDGGRPVIRFAPKEEQREAFDFIFTTLEELPDWAFDTTVTKFTGPYYSASTLQSIMIYRMFFSNISSSLILFEQLDPKNAYTYAEFMDDLFDRVWRRTLRRQSLSLTDRTFQQAYVEKILDENGLGKPAPASPFGFAGIGESEMSERLMTDPGQVVLTDKGITYELNTLAETTATKQPIYYKKMMDTYSLLKQVQNTGDRTTRAHYQSLLFMMKQKIEKGN, from the coding sequence ATGCGTAAACTACTCAGTGCCGCCCTCGTCGTTTTGATGATCGGCGTGGCGGGTTCCGCCGGGGCCCGTACGGGAATCTTCGATGCGAAAAAGAAGAAGGCGGCGAAAGAACAGGCGGTCGCAAAGACCGATTCGACCAAGCACGAAGGCAAGGAGGCTTACGAAAAGCTGCTGAAGGATGCCACGACCTACAAGGGAATGTTCGATGTCCATGTGGTGAAGGACAAATACTATTTCGAGATTCCCCGTGACCTTCTCGGCCGTGATTATCTGCTCGCCTCGCGGGTGACCAGCATCAGCAACAACAAGGATATCGCCGCCGGTCAGATGCCCCGCAGTCCGATCCACATCACCTTTTCGGCCGACAAGAAAAACGTGTACATGCACATGAAGAACACCACCACCGAGTGCGACACCGCCTCGAACATGTACATGGCCTTCGTGAAGAACTATGTCGATCCGATCTGGAATGCCTACAAGATCGAGGCGATGAATCCCGACTCGACGGCTTATGTGGTCGACATGACCGATCTGTTCGTGGGCGATGTGGAGGAGCTGAGCCCCTTCCGCGGAGCGAATATCTGGGATGTGCTGATGCGGAAGAAACCGCTGAGCGGATCGCTCTCCTCGTCGAAATCCTCGATCATCGGGGTGAAGGCCTTCCCGCAGAACATCAACATCAAGAGTCAGCTTACGTATAATGCCGACGGGCCTTTCACCGCGGTGATGACCCGCAATATCGTCATGCTGCCCGAAAAGCCGATGCGTCCGCGCTACTACGATCCGCGGGTGGGCTATTTCTCGGAGCGCCGCAGGCTCTACACGGAGAAGGAAGACGGCATCAAGGAGTACGAGATCATCAACCGCTGGGACATTCAGCCCAGGCCGGAGGACCTGGAGCGCTACAAACGGGGCGAACTGGTGGAGCCCGCCAAGCCGATCGTCTATTATGTCGATCCGGCCATTCCCGAGAAGTGGCGCAAATATATCAAAATGGGTATCGAGGACTGGCAGACGGCTTTCGAGGCGATCGGTTTCAAGAACGCCATCGTGGCCCGCGACTACCCGACGGACGATCCCGATTTCGATCCGGACGACATCCGGTACACCTGCTACCGCATGATCACCACGCCGACCCAGAATTCGATGGGGCCCTCGTGGATCGACCCCCGTTCGGGCGAAATCATCCAGGGCGACGTGCTGTTCTACTCGAACATCGTCCGCCTGCTCCATGACTGGCGTTTCGTGCAGACGGGCGCCGTCGATCCCGATGTGCGTACTCCTCTCTTCTCGGACGAACTGATGGGCAGTTCGCTGCGCTATGTCGCCGCCCACGAGGTGGGACACACGCTGGGACTGGCTCACAATTTCGGGGCTTCGTACGCCTATCCCGTCGATTCGCTCCGTTCGCCCTCCTTCACGCAGAAGTTCGGAACCACTCCCTCGATCATGGACTATGCCCGTTACAATTACGTGGCGCAGCCGGGCGACAAGGAGCGGGGCGTACGCCTCACGCCGCCCGACCTGGGAGTATACGACATCTATGCGATCAAATGGGGGTACAAACCGATTTTCGGCGCTTCCACGCCCGAGGCCGAGCGCGATACGCTCGATTTGTGGATACGGGAGAAGGCCCACGATCCGATGTACAAGTTCGGTCCGCAGCCCTTCATCAATGAGTACGATCCCTGCTGCAAGGCGGAAGACCTTGGGGATAACTCCGTGAAGGCGTCCGAGTACGGAATGAAGAACCTCAAGTACATCATGAAGCACCTGAACGAATGGACGAAAGAGGGCGATCCGGACTACGAGCGGATGATGGCCACTTACCAGCAGCTGTGGATACAGATGCAGCGCTACCTGCTGCATGCCTCCGTGTCGCTGGGGGGAATCTACTTCGACATGCCCGTGCGGAACGACGGAGGAAGACCCGTGATCCGTTTCGCTCCGAAAGAGGAGCAGCGCGAGGCGTTCGATTTCATCTTCACCACGCTGGAGGAGCTTCCCGACTGGGCGTTCGATACGACGGTGACCAAATTCACCGGTCCCTACTACTCCGCTTCGACCCTCCAGTCGATCATGATTTACCGGATGTTCTTCTCGAATATCTCTTCGAGCCTGATCCTGTTCGAGCAGCTCGATCCGAAGAATGCCTATACCTACGCCGAGTTCATGGACGACCTGTTCGACCGGGTATGGAGACGGACGCTCCGCCGTCAGTCCCTTTCGCTGACCGACCGTACCTTCCAGCAGGCTTATGTGGAGAAGATTCTCGATGAGAACGGTCTGGGCAAACCCGCTCCCGCCTCTCCTTTCGGTTTCGCGGGAATCGGAGAGAGCGAGATGTCCGAACGCCTCATGACCGATCCCGGGCAGGTCGTGCTGACCGACAAGGGGATTACCTATGAGTTGAACACGCTGGCGGAAACGACCGCTACGAAACAGCCGATCTACTATAAGAAGATGATGGATACCTATTCCCTGTTGAAGCAGGTGCAGAATACGGGCGACCGGACGACCCGTGCGCACTACCAGAGCCTGCTGTTCATGATGAAACAGAAGATCGAGAAGGGAAACTGA